From a region of the Candidatus Brocadiaceae bacterium genome:
- a CDS encoding cobalamin-binding protein — protein sequence MADLAAVAEALIKGDRNTVCSLVQQALDEGVGADQILNEGLVAGMDVVGRKFKANEFYVPEVLIAARAMNAGMELLAPGLAQSGVKSAGIIVLGTVKGDLHDIGKNLVGMMLKGGGFKVIDAGIDVPAERFVELARQNNADIIGLSALLTTTMTQMGAVIEAAREAGLSARIMVGGAPITQEYAEEIGADGYAADAASAVDLARSLIA from the coding sequence ATGGCGGACCTCGCCGCAGTCGCAGAAGCCCTGATCAAAGGCGATCGCAACACCGTGTGCAGCCTCGTCCAGCAGGCCCTGGACGAAGGCGTCGGCGCCGATCAGATCCTCAACGAGGGACTGGTCGCCGGCATGGACGTGGTGGGACGCAAGTTCAAGGCCAACGAGTTCTACGTGCCCGAGGTGCTCATCGCCGCGCGCGCGATGAACGCCGGCATGGAACTGCTCGCCCCGGGGCTCGCCCAGAGCGGAGTCAAGAGCGCCGGCATCATCGTGCTGGGCACCGTCAAGGGCGACCTGCACGACATCGGCAAGAACCTGGTCGGCATGATGCTCAAGGGCGGCGGGTTCAAGGTCATCGACGCCGGCATCGACGTGCCCGCTGAGCGCTTCGTGGAACTCGCCCGGCAGAACAACGCGGACATCATCGGCCTGTCCGCCCTGCTGACCACCACAATGACCCAGATGGGAGCCGTGATCGAGGCCGCCAGGGAGGCCGGACTCAGCGCCAGGATCATGGTGGGCGGCGCGCCCATCACCCAGGAATACGCCGAGGAGATCGGCGCCGACGGGTACGCGGCCGACGCGGCGTCGGCCGTCGACCTGGCCCGCAGCCTGATCGCCTGA
- a CDS encoding tetratricopeptide repeat protein codes for MAKAPERPEPSEHDIILRFLERAKAVLQKNGLHILLVVLAVTVVVLLYRTHLLRQKARAYDSWELLGGLHDPVDLLFRPAADAEAVRNEELAMLSEALDRPGDSRARPWLLLTQGALLAANGRRDEALAAYEQVKKRHPESALLADSATAVVLEEAGGYAEAAAVCERLAPGLPACWIDAGRCRELAGEPEKARAAYERALREDLEKTLEGLAAARLAALDRGALLPPPPHPAAPSPAPEAPAPLAVPGDTPAAP; via the coding sequence ATGGCCAAGGCGCCCGAACGTCCCGAACCGTCGGAACACGACATCATCCTGCGCTTCCTGGAACGCGCGAAGGCCGTCCTGCAGAAGAACGGCCTGCACATCCTCCTGGTGGTCCTGGCGGTGACGGTCGTCGTCCTCCTCTACCGGACGCACCTGCTGCGCCAGAAGGCCCGCGCCTACGACTCCTGGGAGCTTCTGGGCGGCCTGCATGACCCCGTCGACCTGCTTTTCCGTCCGGCCGCCGACGCCGAGGCGGTGCGCAACGAGGAACTCGCCATGCTCTCCGAGGCACTGGACCGGCCCGGCGACTCCCGCGCCCGCCCCTGGCTGCTGCTCACGCAGGGCGCCCTTCTGGCGGCCAACGGCCGCCGCGACGAGGCCCTGGCCGCCTACGAGCAGGTGAAGAAGAGGCACCCCGAGTCCGCCCTGCTGGCCGACTCGGCCACGGCCGTGGTCCTGGAAGAAGCCGGCGGGTATGCCGAGGCCGCCGCCGTGTGCGAACGCCTGGCCCCCGGGCTGCCGGCGTGCTGGATCGACGCGGGACGCTGCCGGGAACTGGCCGGCGAACCGGAGAAGGCCCGGGCGGCGTATGAACGCGCGCTCCGGGAGGACCTCGAGAAGACCCTCGAGGGCCTGGCCGCCGCCCGCCTGGCGGCCCTGGACCGCGGCGCGCTGCTGCCGCCGCCGCCCCATCCGGCCGCGCCGTCCCCGGCGCCGGAGGCCCCCGCGCCGCTCGCCGTGCCGGGCGACACGCCGGCCGCGCCCTGA
- a CDS encoding peptidase E, producing MSDTMRIVALAGGKLEESQTLPIHRHVVRLTGKRRARALIIPTAGGDPEDTIAAFEEVYGGRLNCRPRTLALVRNPVSRRRASSLILESDLIYVSGGNTYRMMCIWRRLGLDAVLRKAVSRGIVAAGVSAGANCWFAYGQGGRRSSAGSEERSLIRVRGLGLVSALFCPHYGDDRRREAIARMVARHGGVAIGCRDYAAVEVRGDTYRVLTCAEGAGAQRLFRHKGKVLTQELPTDRPYRPLQELLSEEPAFGERQAAD from the coding sequence GTGTCAGACACAATGCGGATTGTGGCGCTGGCCGGCGGGAAGCTGGAGGAATCGCAGACCCTGCCGATCCACCGCCACGTCGTGCGGCTCACGGGGAAGCGAAGGGCCCGAGCCCTGATCATCCCCACGGCGGGCGGGGACCCCGAGGATACCATCGCCGCCTTCGAGGAGGTCTACGGCGGCAGGCTGAACTGCCGGCCGCGCACGCTGGCGCTCGTGCGCAACCCGGTGAGCCGCCGGCGGGCGTCCTCGCTGATCCTGGAGTCCGACCTGATCTACGTCAGCGGCGGGAACACCTACCGCATGATGTGCATCTGGCGCCGGTTGGGGCTCGACGCGGTGCTCCGGAAGGCGGTCTCGCGGGGCATCGTGGCCGCCGGTGTCAGCGCCGGCGCAAACTGCTGGTTCGCATACGGCCAGGGCGGCCGGCGCTCGTCCGCAGGCAGCGAGGAGCGGAGCCTCATCCGCGTGAGGGGGCTGGGGCTCGTTTCCGCGCTGTTCTGTCCGCACTACGGGGACGACAGGCGCCGGGAGGCAATCGCCCGGATGGTCGCGCGGCACGGCGGAGTGGCCATCGGGTGCCGGGACTACGCGGCCGTCGAAGTACGCGGCGATACGTACCGCGTCCTCACATGCGCCGAGGGGGCCGGAGCCCAGAGACTCTTCCGGCACAAGGGCAAGGTCCTGACGCAGGAATTGCCGACCGACCGGCCCTATCGGCCGCTGCAGGAGCTTCTGTCGGAAGAGCCTGCCTTCGGCGAGCGGCAGGCGGCGGACTGA
- a CDS encoding DUF4349 domain-containing protein, with protein sequence MASRLRMGFIVGASLWPALLTGCAGVQEGMAPAPARTRPAMMRGAPAADMARAMLESAAAEQLGQPALDPARERRLLVYNAELHLVVGDIRATLDAVQRLAESLGGHLHTMEAQSIVVKVPADRFHEAMDAVAEMGELGRRAIRGADVTDQVQDLRLRLKNAEQMRDRLAALAERADDMKAVLDIERELGRVTETVETLKGKLQALEHSVAFSTITVHLNSPIPQAEWTVEIPFRWVYTLGQGLIARPDAQEPHVPSLRRRIVFKAPAGFVKYYEADYTSRLMSADGLRVYVRRHRNYDNGSLEFWSGLARRALVEKGGIALGEPEASELTNGRTAHIMQGRRRMGREDVAYLLAIWSDKGHVYTWETWGPAEEMEKALPALRNAIRTMHAPWYDFLF encoded by the coding sequence ATGGCCAGCCGACTGAGAATGGGGTTCATCGTCGGTGCTTCGCTCTGGCCGGCGCTGCTTACCGGCTGCGCGGGCGTGCAAGAGGGCATGGCGCCCGCGCCGGCCCGGACGAGGCCGGCCATGATGCGCGGCGCCCCTGCGGCCGACATGGCGCGCGCCATGTTGGAGTCCGCTGCGGCGGAACAGCTCGGGCAACCGGCGCTCGATCCGGCGCGCGAGCGCCGCCTCCTCGTCTACAACGCGGAGCTCCACCTCGTCGTCGGCGACATCCGGGCCACGCTGGACGCCGTCCAGCGCCTGGCCGAGTCTCTGGGCGGCCATCTCCATACGATGGAGGCGCAGAGCATCGTGGTGAAGGTGCCCGCCGACCGCTTCCACGAGGCCATGGACGCAGTAGCCGAGATGGGCGAACTCGGGCGTCGCGCGATCCGAGGCGCCGACGTCACCGACCAGGTGCAGGACCTGCGGCTGCGCCTGAAGAACGCTGAGCAGATGCGGGACCGCCTGGCCGCCCTGGCCGAGCGCGCCGACGACATGAAGGCCGTCCTCGACATCGAGCGCGAACTGGGGCGCGTTACCGAGACCGTTGAAACCCTCAAGGGCAAGCTTCAGGCGCTTGAGCACAGCGTGGCGTTCTCGACCATCACGGTCCATCTGAACTCGCCCATCCCGCAGGCGGAATGGACCGTGGAGATTCCCTTCCGCTGGGTCTACACGCTCGGGCAGGGCCTGATCGCGCGGCCCGACGCTCAGGAGCCGCACGTGCCCTCCCTGCGGCGGCGGATCGTGTTCAAGGCGCCGGCCGGGTTCGTGAAGTACTACGAGGCCGACTACACCAGCCGGCTGATGTCTGCGGACGGGCTCCGCGTGTACGTGCGCAGGCACAGGAACTACGACAACGGAAGCCTCGAGTTCTGGTCGGGGCTGGCCCGCCGGGCGCTGGTGGAGAAGGGCGGGATCGCGCTCGGTGAACCCGAGGCATCCGAGTTGACGAACGGCCGCACGGCGCACATAATGCAGGGCCGGCGCCGGATGGGCCGCGAGGACGTCGCCTACCTGCTCGCGATATGGTCGGACAAGGGGCACGTGTACACATGGGAGACCTGGGGCCCGGCCGAGGAGATGGAGAAGGCCCTCCCGGCCCTGAGGAACGCGATCCGGACGATGCACGCGCCCTGGTATGACTTCTTGTTCTGA
- a CDS encoding phosphatidylglycerophosphatase A, producing MGRRFDGVRAALASSFGLGYAPFAPGTFGTLPAVALYVAIALAAPAARHGAFLGGALALVCLLAVPLAGWAERHWGRKDPQRFVLDEVAGFLLTVTFFRVDSVVATAVWAFCVTRVFDVVKPPPVRQLEKLPGGWGVLLDDLCASVYAVLVLHLAAHLWPAAFGVRA from the coding sequence ATGGGACGTCGATTCGACGGGGTGAGGGCCGCGTTGGCTTCCTCGTTCGGCCTCGGGTATGCCCCGTTTGCGCCCGGGACCTTCGGCACGCTGCCTGCGGTGGCGCTGTACGTGGCCATTGCGCTGGCGGCGCCGGCGGCCCGGCACGGTGCGTTCCTCGGCGGCGCGCTGGCGCTCGTCTGCCTGCTGGCCGTGCCGCTGGCGGGCTGGGCCGAGCGGCATTGGGGGCGCAAAGACCCCCAGCGGTTCGTGCTGGACGAGGTGGCGGGCTTCCTGCTGACGGTCACCTTCTTCCGCGTGGACAGCGTCGTCGCGACGGCCGTCTGGGCGTTCTGCGTGACGCGCGTCTTTGATGTCGTGAAGCCGCCGCCGGTCCGGCAGTTGGAGAAGCTGCCGGGCGGGTGGGGCGTCCTGCTCGATGACCTGTGCGCCTCCGTGTACGCGGTGCTCGTCCTGCACCTTGCGGCGCATCTGTGGCCCGCTGCGTTCGGCGTGCGCGCCTGA
- a CDS encoding TRAP transporter large permease subunit: MLRWIVLLVFFATYAFVAAFARHRAKGVWIGVGALVLARLLLPGQDAEGVLSPRGIVFDAINWNVLGLLAGAMLIADLFADSRVPSMLANWATHYFRSTRLVMLAICGLAGFISIFMDNVTTVLIVAPVALAVARNAGVSPVPLMVGIAICANLQGAATLIGDPPSMLLAASFRMTFNDFFVHQGRPSLFFAMQVGAVAGGLVLLFVFRRAKSAPPRMPAEPVTTWTPTVFLSVMVAFLASASWIDPDFRWLAGTGTLTLGLIALLWGVWRHRPGIWKLLTRYDLPTILFLAGVFVMAYAMQGFGWVDATARGVIGLVGGSRVGAFLTLVFASLVLSAFIDNVAYVAVMLPAAKAIADATGGGAFLYAAGLLIGACLGGNMTPIGAACCVVSVGTLRREGHHVSFWQFARIGIPFSIAATAAGSLFVLAFWR; encoded by the coding sequence GTGCTTCGCTGGATTGTCCTGCTGGTCTTCTTTGCGACGTATGCCTTCGTGGCCGCCTTTGCGCGCCATCGCGCCAAGGGGGTCTGGATCGGCGTCGGGGCGCTGGTGCTGGCCCGGCTGCTGCTGCCGGGACAGGACGCGGAGGGCGTGCTGAGCCCCCGGGGGATCGTCTTCGACGCCATCAACTGGAACGTGCTCGGCCTGCTGGCCGGGGCGATGCTGATCGCGGACCTGTTTGCGGACTCGCGCGTGCCGAGCATGCTGGCCAACTGGGCGACCCACTACTTCCGCAGCACGCGCCTGGTGATGCTGGCCATCTGCGGGCTGGCCGGCTTCATCTCGATCTTCATGGACAACGTGACGACCGTGCTGATCGTGGCCCCTGTCGCGCTGGCCGTGGCCCGGAATGCCGGCGTATCGCCGGTGCCGCTGATGGTCGGGATCGCCATCTGTGCGAATTTGCAGGGCGCCGCCACGCTCATCGGCGACCCGCCCAGCATGCTGCTGGCAGCGAGCTTCCGGATGACGTTCAACGACTTCTTCGTCCACCAAGGGCGCCCCTCCCTGTTCTTTGCGATGCAGGTGGGTGCCGTGGCGGGCGGGCTGGTGCTCCTGTTCGTGTTTCGGCGTGCGAAGTCCGCGCCGCCGCGCATGCCGGCCGAGCCGGTGACCACGTGGACGCCGACGGTGTTCCTGTCTGTGATGGTTGCGTTCCTGGCCTCGGCGTCGTGGATCGATCCGGACTTCCGGTGGCTGGCCGGGACGGGCACGCTGACCCTGGGCCTGATCGCGCTCCTGTGGGGCGTCTGGCGGCATCGGCCGGGCATCTGGAAGCTCCTGACGCGATACGATCTGCCCACGATCCTGTTCCTGGCGGGAGTGTTCGTGATGGCCTACGCCATGCAGGGCTTCGGGTGGGTGGACGCCACGGCGCGCGGCGTCATCGGGCTGGTCGGAGGCAGCCGCGTCGGCGCATTCCTCACGCTGGTCTTCGCGTCGCTCGTCCTCTCGGCCTTCATCGACAACGTCGCCTACGTCGCCGTCATGCTGCCGGCGGCGAAGGCGATCGCCGATGCTACGGGCGGGGGAGCCTTTCTGTATGCGGCAGGGCTGCTGATCGGGGCCTGCCTCGGCGGCAATATGACGCCGATCGGGGCCGCCTGCTGCGTCGTCTCGGTGGGCACCCTGCGCCGGGAGGGGCACCACGTGTCCTTCTGGCAGTTCGCGCGGATCGGCATCCCGTTCAGCATCGCGGCGACGGCCGCGGGTTCGCTGTTCGTGCTCGCCTTCTGGCGATGA
- a CDS encoding D-aminoacylase — protein sequence MTFDLLFRDALVVDGTGGVPFPGDVGVAGGLIRAVGRLGRVQAVRTIDARGLIVAPGFVDMHTHSDLRLLAEPRAEAKVMQGVTTEVIGQDGLSFAPVNDETMALIRQQTASWNGDAPGCDWAWASMGDYLRRFDRRTSVNVACLVPHGNVRLLAMGYDDRRPTPDELAEMRRLIGQGMEEGAVGLSTGLSYPPAMYADTDEMAELCREVAARGGFFCTHHRSYGKGAMEAYREMFEVARRSGVPVHLTHCAMNFPGNEGRGAGLAAEIEALNPREVEVTVDSYPYLAASTYLASLLPPWVSVRGPDGVLAALADDGQAARIRREMEVDGTPGYHGMPIDWRAVEVNSVRTEAGARWVGRTVFEIGAESGVAPFEAARRLLLDERLDVNILMHVGHEENVRAIMRLRCHMAGSDGLMAGQKPHPRAWGTFARYLGHYARDEGMFTWEQMAVKMSSMPCRRLGQWDRGLLRPGMAADLVAFDPETVRDTATYEDPRRYPEGIPYVAVNGVLVKDEGRHTGALPGRVLTLGRR from the coding sequence GTGACATTCGATCTGCTCTTTCGAGACGCACTGGTGGTGGACGGGACGGGCGGGGTGCCGTTTCCGGGCGACGTCGGCGTGGCGGGCGGCCTCATTCGGGCGGTCGGACGGCTCGGGCGCGTGCAGGCCGTGCGCACGATCGACGCGCGCGGGCTGATCGTGGCCCCGGGCTTCGTGGACATGCACACGCACTCGGACCTGCGCCTGCTGGCCGAACCGCGCGCCGAGGCCAAGGTCATGCAGGGCGTCACGACGGAGGTCATCGGGCAGGACGGCCTGTCCTTCGCACCGGTCAACGACGAGACGATGGCGCTGATCCGCCAACAGACGGCGTCCTGGAACGGCGACGCCCCGGGCTGCGACTGGGCCTGGGCGAGCATGGGCGACTACCTGCGCCGGTTCGACCGGCGGACGTCCGTGAACGTGGCCTGCCTGGTGCCGCACGGGAACGTGCGCCTGCTGGCCATGGGCTACGACGACCGGCGGCCGACTCCGGACGAGCTGGCCGAGATGCGCCGGCTGATCGGGCAGGGCATGGAGGAGGGCGCGGTCGGGCTGTCCACCGGGTTGTCGTATCCGCCGGCCATGTATGCCGATACGGATGAGATGGCCGAACTCTGCCGCGAGGTGGCGGCGCGCGGCGGCTTCTTCTGCACGCACCATCGCAGCTATGGGAAGGGGGCGATGGAGGCCTACCGGGAGATGTTCGAGGTCGCACGGCGCTCGGGCGTGCCCGTCCACCTGACCCACTGCGCCATGAACTTCCCGGGAAACGAGGGCCGGGGCGCGGGCCTGGCGGCGGAGATCGAGGCGCTGAACCCGCGCGAGGTCGAGGTCACCGTCGACAGCTACCCCTACCTGGCCGCCTCGACCTACCTGGCCTCGCTGCTGCCGCCGTGGGTCAGCGTGCGGGGGCCGGACGGCGTGCTGGCCGCCCTGGCCGACGACGGGCAGGCGGCGCGCATCCGGCGCGAGATGGAGGTGGACGGCACGCCGGGCTACCACGGGATGCCGATCGACTGGCGTGCGGTCGAGGTCAACTCCGTCCGCACCGAGGCCGGCGCGCGCTGGGTGGGGCGGACGGTCTTCGAGATCGGCGCCGAGTCCGGCGTGGCGCCCTTCGAGGCCGCCCGGCGGCTTCTGCTCGACGAGCGGTTGGACGTGAACATCCTGATGCACGTGGGGCACGAGGAGAACGTGCGCGCGATCATGCGCCTGCGGTGTCACATGGCCGGCAGCGACGGCCTGATGGCCGGACAGAAGCCGCATCCGCGCGCGTGGGGCACGTTCGCGCGGTATCTGGGTCACTACGCCCGCGACGAAGGTATGTTCACGTGGGAGCAGATGGCCGTGAAGATGTCGTCGATGCCGTGCCGGCGGCTGGGCCAGTGGGACCGCGGCCTGCTCCGCCCCGGCATGGCGGCGGACCTGGTGGCCTTCGATCCGGAGACGGTCCGCGACACGGCGACCTACGAGGACCCGCGGCGGTACCCGGAGGGCATCCCGTACGTGGCCGTCAACGGCGTGCTGGTCAAGGACGAAGGCCGTCACACCGGCGCGCTCCCCGGCCGCGTCCTCACGCTCGGCCGCCGCTGA
- a CDS encoding Fe-S cluster protein — MDADDILQTLPGKDCGLCGFKSCAELARAAAEDPMMIQRCVPLAARDHSCPPGAPCASEQFLAEGTWQDHLGREYDFLLDKFPGEPGPRETIILFNPTKVEALGLKKGDVIFGRPAWISCGCPVTHVGRIMEDPDYFNGTVVWCVVGPLAARENGINIGYYNTTAYEGLVRHTRVELEIGRRYYFQPRYCMLQWRHCGLMNSMARGKDGMRVRIEGLWIG, encoded by the coding sequence ATGGATGCAGACGACATCCTGCAGACGTTGCCGGGGAAGGACTGCGGCCTGTGCGGGTTCAAGTCCTGCGCAGAACTGGCCCGCGCCGCAGCCGAGGATCCGATGATGATCCAGCGATGCGTACCCCTGGCGGCCCGGGACCATTCCTGCCCGCCGGGCGCGCCCTGTGCGTCCGAGCAGTTCCTCGCCGAAGGCACCTGGCAGGACCATCTGGGGAGGGAATACGACTTCCTGCTGGACAAGTTCCCCGGGGAGCCGGGGCCGCGCGAGACGATCATCCTGTTCAACCCCACGAAAGTGGAGGCCCTCGGGCTGAAGAAGGGCGACGTCATCTTCGGGCGGCCGGCATGGATCTCCTGCGGCTGCCCCGTGACACACGTGGGACGCATCATGGAGGACCCCGACTACTTCAACGGAACGGTCGTCTGGTGCGTCGTCGGGCCCCTCGCCGCCCGCGAAAACGGCATCAACATCGGCTACTACAACACGACGGCCTACGAGGGACTGGTACGCCACACGCGCGTGGAACTGGAGATCGGGCGGCGCTACTACTTCCAGCCTCGCTACTGCATGCTGCAGTGGCGTCACTGCGGCCTGATGAACTCGATGGCGCGCGGCAAAGACGGCATGCGCGTTCGCATCGAGGGTCTCTGGATCGGCTGA
- a CDS encoding cobalamin biosynthesis protein encodes MKLVICAGPPTAGKTTLLKQVARTLIAGGQALAYLKIDVQFANEDEMFRDELGIPSRKIYSGDLCPDHCNVVVLGDAFAWALQEGADVFLVETAGLCLRCSPYVETALGIVVVQATSGMNLPRKIGPMLSLADMAIVTKIDLVSQAEREVFRANIKAAADVPVVDTNALHGINVHHVVRRIAAMEETREPLQLRGNPPLGTCTICVGKKEIGRQAHFGVLRALDTDIFYRGE; translated from the coding sequence ATGAAACTCGTCATCTGCGCCGGCCCGCCGACCGCCGGCAAGACCACCCTCCTCAAACAGGTCGCCCGCACGCTCATCGCCGGCGGCCAGGCCCTCGCCTACCTCAAGATCGACGTGCAGTTCGCGAACGAGGACGAGATGTTCCGCGACGAGCTGGGCATCCCCTCGCGCAAGATATACTCCGGCGACCTCTGCCCCGACCACTGCAACGTCGTGGTGCTGGGCGATGCCTTTGCCTGGGCCCTGCAGGAGGGGGCCGACGTGTTCCTGGTGGAGACGGCCGGGCTGTGCCTGCGCTGCTCTCCGTACGTGGAGACCGCCCTGGGGATCGTTGTCGTGCAGGCCACCAGCGGCATGAACCTCCCACGGAAGATCGGCCCCATGCTGTCGCTGGCCGACATGGCGATCGTGACCAAGATCGACCTGGTCTCCCAGGCCGAGCGCGAGGTCTTCCGCGCCAACATCAAGGCCGCCGCCGACGTGCCGGTCGTCGACACCAACGCCCTGCACGGCATCAACGTGCACCACGTCGTGCGGCGCATAGCGGCCATGGAGGAGACGCGTGAGCCCCTGCAACTGCGCGGCAATCCTCCGCTGGGAACCTGCACCATCTGCGTGGGCAAGAAGGAGATCGGCAGGCAGGCGCACTTCGGCGTGCTCCGTGCGCTCGACACGGACATCTTCTACAGGGGAGAGTGA
- a CDS encoding ATP-binding cassette domain-containing protein, whose product MRIEALTVLGGRGKDGEPEPVAEVTLEMGNVISVVGPTGSGKTALINDVELLADANTPSGRRILINGAAPPEDVVNSPDANPVAMITQHTNFLSDLPVEAFLTTHARVRDSGNAASAVGATLEFANQLTGEPIIPTSAMTELSGGQTRALLIADAVVIGNSPIILLDEIENAGIHRTRAVELLKDYEKIFIFVTHDPRIALLSDFRLVMRGGAMRKLIVTESDEKRVGEEIKKLDDLMLGLRASIRAGERLSTRQLDERLRSLGYIA is encoded by the coding sequence ATGAGAATCGAAGCGCTGACGGTCCTCGGCGGGCGCGGCAAGGACGGGGAACCGGAGCCCGTCGCGGAGGTGACTCTGGAGATGGGCAACGTCATCAGCGTCGTCGGGCCCACGGGCTCCGGCAAGACCGCGCTGATCAACGACGTCGAGTTGCTGGCCGACGCCAACACGCCGTCGGGCCGCCGGATTCTGATCAACGGCGCCGCGCCTCCGGAGGACGTGGTCAACTCGCCCGACGCCAATCCCGTCGCGATGATCACCCAGCACACGAACTTCCTCTCCGATCTCCCGGTGGAGGCGTTCCTCACCACCCATGCGCGCGTGCGTGACAGCGGGAACGCCGCCTCGGCGGTCGGCGCGACGCTGGAGTTCGCCAACCAGTTGACCGGCGAGCCCATCATCCCGACCAGTGCAATGACCGAGCTGTCCGGAGGCCAGACGCGCGCCCTGCTGATCGCCGACGCGGTCGTCATCGGGAACTCGCCGATCATCCTGCTGGACGAGATCGAGAACGCGGGGATTCATCGGACTCGGGCGGTCGAACTGCTCAAGGACTACGAGAAGATATTCATCTTCGTCACGCACGACCCGCGGATCGCCCTGCTGTCGGACTTCCGCCTGGTCATGCGCGGAGGCGCCATGCGGAAGCTGATCGTCACGGAGTCGGACGAGAAGCGCGTGGGCGAGGAGATCAAGAAGCTCGACGACCTGATGCTGGGCCTTCGGGCCTCGATCCGGGCCGGCGAACGGCTCAGCACACGGCAACTGGACGAACGGCTGCGTTCCCTCGGCTACATCGCCTGA
- a CDS encoding TetR/AcrR family transcriptional regulator produces the protein MHPKESRRDAILKAAAHLVREKGPAHLTMDAVSERARISKGGLLYHFQTKESLVAGMVERLTEAMEAVQEEEVAKLPPSPARELKALARSLQALRHGELKGVATALLAAGVHDPGLLEGIRSEQREMFQEMEAEGLRPAFVRVIFLAAKGLLLSEMLHSLALSDAERQAIFDELLRLIGEEEARMEAAEGAP, from the coding sequence ATGCACCCGAAGGAGAGCCGACGGGACGCGATTCTGAAGGCCGCGGCGCATCTGGTTCGCGAGAAGGGGCCCGCCCATCTGACCATGGACGCCGTCAGCGAGCGGGCGCGCATCAGCAAGGGCGGTCTGCTGTACCACTTCCAGACGAAGGAGTCGCTGGTTGCGGGCATGGTGGAACGCCTGACGGAGGCGATGGAGGCGGTTCAGGAGGAGGAGGTCGCCAAGCTGCCGCCCAGCCCCGCACGCGAACTCAAGGCGCTTGCGCGGTCGCTGCAGGCCCTCCGGCACGGGGAGCTGAAGGGCGTCGCGACGGCCCTTCTGGCCGCCGGCGTCCATGACCCCGGGCTGCTGGAGGGGATCAGAAGCGAGCAACGCGAGATGTTCCAGGAGATGGAGGCCGAGGGCCTCCGCCCGGCATTCGTCCGCGTGATCTTCCTTGCCGCCAAAGGGCTTCTGTTGAGTGAGATGCTGCATTCACTCGCGCTGAGCGACGCGGAGCGGCAGGCGATTTTCGACGAGCTTCTTCGGCTGATCGGCGAAGAGGAAGCCCGCATGGAGGCCGCCGAGGGTGCTCCATAG